The following nucleotide sequence is from Cyanobium sp. AMD-g.
CAGCCGTCGCAGACGTTGATCGGCGGTGAGCAGCAGAGCCGCTTCCCGCCGGGCCAGGGCCAGGTAAAGACAGTCGTAGACGGGATGGTTCAGATGGCAGGCCAGGGCCAGGGCTTCCACCTGCAGATGGCGGTGGGGCTCAATCTGATCCACCAGATCGGCGGCGTCCGCCAGCAGCGGCTGGGGATCCATGCCCGCCAGCCCAGCGCCGCGCTGCAG
It contains:
- a CDS encoding type II toxin-antitoxin system VapC family toxin, whose amino-acid sequence is MTPALVLDASAVLRLITHDPMANDWAEQLGQAPLVLAPELMLTEVANALWKLQRGAGLAGMDPQPLLADAADLVDQIEPHRHLQVEALALACHLNHPVYDCLYLALARREAALLLTADQRLRRLADQVLP